From the genome of Biomphalaria glabrata chromosome 1, xgBioGlab47.1, whole genome shotgun sequence, one region includes:
- the LOC106078110 gene encoding uncharacterized protein LOC106078110, protein MFQDLKRARYKLGRGYDYASSGRSNFAILLQSGQQNNKESERQRCFSCSARNCWANHGACHHVGHPINPVNVLRDPSTLKVSAPFEIHTGSNCCKECHHPVYDFLGDCFNLTFLSSKPSQQLRAWVRDIIGILKDADLLEKLFQIISPKENCVHADFKASSGPEVGEKDSNNDLSAGCISNSENKDFDVLDPGDDHCIDEDLLSFSFDEDSKKETSYEFDEDCKKEVNPWLKDDWHTRNDQCLCKKLDDNWSLDSKETTNDSLVFENDNAQNSWDVGTEPSIYLTDNSEYHVSTVDSDECFVFSCISDSTPSVSPDNDNELPCLNHNTSLTSMPDAENGSYVCDPFPVDEMSPLCAVRKVGDCGSDLSLDMPMKDCSEQKKFGGNGLSGDRDMDDIQNCIDPISDTYTLPGFPLTKRNKFYQEADDGAQGDGIHFNLGIHPTWWCHGNISSRDGVGVFPIPSPQDRLARITYKTQPSDATYADAPMFVFSSVGGAKNRNVPTTRMIPLDFNLNAIYKTAPREERGAGDNTLATEADANLSLSPRGTPEGSTNIEEPKSSVQEEATDGFKSVRSRDDVWNRNTLQDRKYFAGFTYNTFGSMLTSGQPYILYVILTLSAVILSSCIPSYWSCESVFTLFWGILVHASLVGVLLLLLFVCLEANNLTEHVVKKLQLLVKRTLATPSSRELLMANDQVVEAAKKFQANHQSKINPLVIQPSDTNPEASSGGSSDDAIKETLKSIIAFEMKPAESSLGANTNETVQENFSSKPVSMATSVRETKDCISHEILESRNSIASPIELIQDKQQPGIECSELPSAAAGASNDVFINQMNQENDQSCQPKKAASRIYVEMSTMTDFVASKECGGSASSSHSVAQTMTETTNFQSSSTQTENTIVDDKSESTFQIVEIWPEAASVETANASVQAEMDAKRIYQQTEKLKLKQEHALQRLQKKFLAVRRRCQKEALEMKQLDRRKNECLSKLQLSLPNLQKERFSLMAERASIDKQFEDEKKKNRELVSRLTRLNQQFYRLGQVQQQPPPPHLQWRQQYQHQTYQVPTHRPQCDPTIHLNTLKPGHSSSPHQQTTLTPPQHQLQQKMQQSTLLQNQVRGNSNPNPSPGQQPCQQQPCQQPGQLQMQQQQQQQMIQQQQQQLLHQQRLPIFQLFNKSFCQPHPDGLQQVHGQPAQVHGQPPQVQMQQQGQGQQPCHGMIQGHVQQQPQPQQQLPPQQQSQQLPPRNKLPH, encoded by the exons GTTCTAACTGTTGCAAAGAGTGTCATCATCCCGTTTACGACTTCTTAGGAGACTGTTTCAATTTAACATTTCTCAGTAGCAAACCTTCTCAACAGCTTCGTGCTTGGGTGCGAGATATAATTGGCATCCTTAAGGACGCTGACCTCTTGGAGAAGTTGTTCCAGATCATTTCTCCCAAAGAGAATTGCGTACATGCTGACTTCAAAGCTAGCTCTGGACCTGAGGTAGGCGAGAAAGACTCCAATAATGATCTCAGTGCTGGCTGCATATCCAACTCGGAGAATAAAGACTTTGATGTTTTAGACCCGGGAGACGATCACTGCATCGACGAGGACCTCTTGTCTTTCAGTTTTGACGAGGACAGCAAGAAAGAGACTTCGTACGAATTTGATGAAGACTGCAAGAAAGAGGTGAACCCTTGGTTGAAAGACGATTGGCACACGCGGAATGACCAGTGCCTGTGTAAAAAGCTTGACGATAATTGGTCCCTGGACTCTAAGGAAACCACAAACGACAGTCTGGTTTTTGAAAATGATAACGCTCAAAATTCATGGGATGTCGGAACCGAGCCCAGTATTTATCTCACAGACAATTCTGAGTATCATGTATCAACTGTGGATTCCGATGAGTGCTTTGTTTTTAGCTGCATTTCGGATTCAACGCCCTCGGTTAGTCCAGACAATGACAACGAGCTCCCATGCTTAAACCACAACACAAGTCTAACCAGCATGCCCGATGCAGAAAATGGCTCGTACGTCTGTGACCCATTCCCCGTGGACGAGATGTCGCCGCTTTGCGCCGTGCGTAAGGTAGGCGACTGCGGGTCTGACCTATCTCTTGACATGCCGATGAAGGACTGCTCCGAACAAAAGAAATTTGGTGGAAATGGCCTAAGCGGGGACCGTGATATGGACGACATTCAAAACTGCATTGACCCTATTAGCGACACATACACCTTGCCAGGTTTCCCTCTCACTAAGCGCAACAAGTTTTACCAAGAAGCAGACGACGGCGCCCAGGGCGATGGCATCCACTTCAATCTGGGTATACATCCTACCTGGTGGTGCCACGGCAACATCAGCAGCAGGGACGGCGTAGGCGTATTTCCCATTCCGTCACCTCAGGACAGACTTGCGAGAATCACTTATAAGACCCAACCGTCGGACGCCACCTATGCGGATGCTCCCATGTTTGTATTTTCTTCGGTTGGTGGTGCTAAGAACAGAAACGTTCCAACAACCAGG ATGATTCCGCTAGACTTCAACTTGAACGCCATATACAAAACAGCGCCTAGAGAGGAAAGGGGCGCTGGAGACAATACTCTTGCCACCGAGGCAGACGCCAACTTGTCACTTTCCCCCCGTGGTACGCCGGAAGGGAGCACTAACATAGAGGAACCTAAAAGCTCTGTCCAGGAGGAAGCCACGGatggttttaaaagtgttaGGTCAAGGGACGACGTTTGGAACAGAAACACATTGCAAGATAGAAAGTATTTTGCTGGTTTCACGTATAACACTTTTGG GTCAATGTTAACATCAGGTCAGCCTTATATTTTGTATGTCATTCTAACATTAAGTGCAGTGATACTGAGTTCTTGTATCCCAAGCTATTGGAGCTGTGAATCTGTCTTTACATTATTTTGG GGAATTCTGGTTCATGCATCGTTAGTTGGAGTCTTacttttattactttttgtttgcTTAGAAG CCAACAACCTCACTGAACATGTCGTTAAAAAGTTGCAGTTGCTTGTCAAGAGAACACTCGCCACACCATCGTCAAGAGAACTTTTGATGGCGAACGATCAAGTCGTCGAGGCGGCAAAAAAGTTTCAAGCAAATCATCAGTCTAAGATAAATCCACTTGTCATACAGCCTTCTGACACCAACCCGGAAGCTAGTAGCGGCGGATCCAGTGATGATGCCATCAAAGAAACGTTGAAAAGCATTATCGCCTTTGAAATGAAGCCTGCGGAGAGCTCCTTGGGAGCTAACACTAACGAAACAGTTCAAGAAAATTTCTCTTCCAAACCAGTTTCCATGGCGACATCAGTTCGTGAAACGAAAGACTGTATATCCCATGAGATCCTAGAATCCAGAAACAGCATCGCTTCCCCTATTGAACTCATCCAAGATAAGCAGCAACCAGGGATTGAATGTTCCGAGCTACCTAGCGCGGCTGCTGGTGCCTCGAACGATGTATTCATAAACCAAATGAATCAAGAAAATGATCAAAGCTGTCAGCCAAAGAAAGCTGCTTCACGTATCTACGTTGAGATGTCCACCATGACAGACTTTGTAGCTTCTAAAGAATGTGGGGGCAGTGCTTCATCGTCACACAG tgtGGCACAGACAATGACCGAGACGACCAACTTCCAGAGTTCTTCAACACAAACCGAGAATACGATCGTTGACGACAAGTCCGAGTCAACTTTCCAGATCGTTGAGATATGGCCAGAGGCGGCCAGCGTAGAAACGGCCAACGCCAGTGTTCAGGCAGAAATGGACGCGAAGAGAATCTACCAGCAGACAGAGAAGTTGAAGCTGAAACAGGAGCATGCTCTGCAACGCTTACAGAAGAAATTTCTCGCAGTTCGTCGAAGGTGTCAAAAAGAAG CGCTTGAAATGAAGCAACTAGATCGACGTAAAAATGAGTGTCTGTCGAAACTTCAGCTCAGTTTGCCCAACTTACAGAAGGAAAGGTTTTCCTTAATGGCGGAGAGAGCCTCGATAGATAAACAGTTTGAAgatgagaagaagaagaatcgcGAACTGGTGTCCAGACTAACTAGATTAAACCAACAGTTTTATAGACTGG GTCAAGTTCAGCAACAGCCTCCGCCGCCTCATTTGCAATGGAGACAGCAGTACCAACATCAAACGTATCAGGTACCAACACATCGACCGCAATGTGACCCGACCATCCATCTCAACACGCTTAAGCCCGGCCACTCTTCGTCCCCCCACCAACAGACCACCTTGACGCCACCGCAGCACCAACTACAGCAGAAAATGCAGCAGTCCACCCTTTTGCAAAACCAAGTTCGAGGCAACAGCAACCCCAATCCATCACCAGGCCAGCAACCTTGCCAGCAACAGCCATGCCAGCAACCGGGCCAGCTTCAGAtgcaacaacagcagcagcaacagATGATCcaacagcagcagcaacagCTACTTCACCAACAACGCCTGCCTATATTCCAGCTGTTTAACAAATCTTTCTGTCAGCCTCACCCCGATGGCTTGCAGCAAGTTCATGGACAACCAGCTCAAGTTCACGGACAACCACCTCAAGTTCAAATGCAGCAGCAGGGTCAAGGACAGCAGCCATGTCATGGGATGATTCAGGGTCATGTACAGCAGCAGCCACAACCACAACAGCAACTACCACCACAGCAACAGTCGCAACAGCTTCCTCCACGCAACAAACTTCCTCACTAA
- the LOC106078678 gene encoding uncharacterized protein LOC106078678 has translation MGGSKKVEYPPRKSFATSEAQNKAFAQNRATKGEALLFVRRNQIIDEKKAIFIRIQNIAFSTSANNETVRELKKTVSLPASRVSTPSTPGTPKRMRAPAAKMGKRPASNSYLNILVRNKKSSFASLVDHYAQLDNNEDKTKSKRNITLEEELRQIDTFFANLGKKKDAATPKGKAEEDNKKVARLWKDLGYTVVKSENRPSIYEISSPTQSQLKTNSLDRQLKDIRKSYVEMTKPEGSTSNQHSVDNNKTLQSNSQISVEWTSLTTSNQDFATNTAKSNVPINTRAVLKWSVTQDGSSKKNPPGVSDEESKPTSRLRKSYERLKSFFSRKKDSSPSPRPEDGKTLSQALYISKTNSDKNDQMSTNSTTQAAIDENRHVKWSDGNTPSQSNKKSPQEQAKKAK, from the coding sequence ATGGGAGGGTCCAAGAAAGTAGAATATCCCCCAAGGAAGAGCTTCGCCACATCGGAAGCGCAGAACAAGGCGTTTGCACAAAACAGGGCCACTAAAGGCGAGGCGCTCTTGTTCGTACGGAGAAACCAGATCATCGATGAAAAGAAAGCCATTTTCATACGAATCCAAAACATCGCCTTCAGCACGTCAGCCAACAACGAGACTGTCCGAGAGCTCAAGAAAACCGTGTCCCTCCCGGCCAGTAGAGTGAGCACACCCAGCACGCCAGGCACGCCCAAAAGAATGAGAGCACCAGCCGCCAAAATGGGGAAAAGGCCGGCCTCCAACAGCTACCTTAATATCCTTGTGCGCAACAAGAAATCTTCTTTCGCTTCTCTGGTCGACCACTACGCGCAACTGGACAACAACGAGGATAAAACGAAGAGCAAGCGAAACATAACGTTGGAAGAAGAGCTGCGCCAAATCGACACCTTCTTCGCGAACCtgggaaaaaagaaagatgcGGCAACGCCCAAGGGGAAAGCTGAAGAAGACAACAAAAAAGTTGCACGCCTGTGGAAAGACTTGGGCTATACGGTAGTTAAAAGTGAGAACAGGCCGAGCATCTACGAAATCTCGTCACCGACACAGtcacaattaaaaacaaactcacTGGACAGGCAACTCAAAGACATTCGAAAGTCTTATGTGGAGATGACAAAGCCAGAGGGCTCTACGTCAAATCAGCACAGCGTAGACAATAATAAAACGCTTCAATCCAACAGTCAAATTTCGGTTGAATGGACATCTTTGACGACTTCAAATCAGGACTTTGCTACGAACACTGCAAAGAGCAACGTGCCGATAAACACCAGGGCTGTGTTAAAATGGTCCGTAACCCAAGATGGCTCCTCCAAGAAAAATCCTCCAGGTGTGAGTGACGAAGAGAGCAAGCCGACATCAAGATTGCGAAAGTCCTACGAAAGATTGAAGTCCTTCTTTTCTAGAAAGAAAGACTCGTCTCCATCGCCAAGACCGGAGGATGGTAAAACGTTAAGCCAAGCTTTATACATTTCCAAAACCAACTCGGACAAAAACGACCAAATGAGCACAAACTCCACAACACAGGCGGCGATTGACGAGAACCGCCACGTCAAATGGTCTGATGGAAATACACCAAGCCAAAGCAATAAAAAATCGCCCCAAGAGCAAGCAAAGAAGGCTAAATAG